From a region of the Besnoitia besnoiti strain Bb-Ger1 chromosome I, whole genome shotgun sequence genome:
- a CDS encoding SAG-related sequence SRS26C (encoded by transcript BESB_002880), with amino-acid sequence MAWYHCHPQGRIEPCKVKITFHPPPPPPPPPPPPSTGANKCEKGGEILERTASPQSPLTFECGENRSLKPGPLTRVYDDSNEACKDEVDLSSLLDAELTGPPPHKTLGEKKSYTLTVDRLPPKTRRLCYRCAVQSDHSAFRTGRQNESDDCLVKVKIEGDPQVTTPAPPTTSSALVLGGPWTVICAIFVSSLSTGVTSVD; translated from the coding sequence ATGGCTTGGTACCACTGTCACCCGCAAGGCCGAATTGAGCCCTGCAAAGTCAAAATCACCTTCCACccaccgccgcccccgccgccgcccccgccgccgccttcaacAGGGGCAAACAAATGCGAGAAGGGCGGGGAGATTTTGGAAAGAACTGCGTCCCCTCAATCACCTCTCACGTTCGAGTGCGGAGAAAACCGCTCTCTCAAGCCAGGTCCATTGACACGCGTGTATGATGATAGCAATGAAGCGTGCAAGGACGAGGTGGATCTCTCTTCACTTTTGGACGCAGAACTGACGGGGCCGCCGCCACATAAAACTCTGGGGGAGAAGAAGTCGTACACCCTCACCGTTGATCGACTGCCACCGAAGACGAGACGCCTGTGCTACAGGTGCGCTGTACAGTCCGACCACAGCGCCTTCAGGACTGGGAGACAAAACGAATCGGATGACTGTTTGGTGAAAGTGAAAATAGAGGGCGACCCACAAGTGACAACTCCGGCACCTCCCACAACGTCTTCGGCTTTGGTCCTGGGAGGCCCATGGACAGTGATTTGCGCCATCTTCGTATCGAGCCTTTCGACGGGGGTGACCAGCGTGGACTAA
- a CDS encoding SAG-related sequence (encoded by transcript BESB_002890), with translation MIRGRCILSLTIALAAFFISAEASQPLSLYLTSSDEEVGPADENHTCSDTNDSVTIVLEPNDTDAVFECSDPYSTLAPKDCTGDEGTCPTKKRRETHEGEKPTICEDQDCNTVKHLTDIFPDAQRKRHSNGKRFKLFIPKREANYSTSVTTKDVWYHCEKRDSGQTPCKVKISVQSPSPVPQLPPDPAQNKCEKDGQIVKLEASPELPLTFECGADRTLQPSGAELVHDDSDGNCRNPVKLSTLVDAHLDGPPVAVSKVGRKKYTLTVQQLPPKKAFLCYRCAAQKEELTLRRLSEVKEKDCFVKITVQADPQATTPAPPATSSSATAPGRVITVASYAFLLVAGTLARG, from the coding sequence ATGATACGGGGGCGTTGTATTCTCTCGTTGACCATAGCTTTGGCCGCGTTCTTCATATCCGCCGAGGCGTCTCAGCCTTTGTCGCTTTATCTTACATCATCCGATGAGGAGGTGGGGCCCGCCGACGAGAACCACACGTGTTCCGATACCAATGACTCCGTCACAATAGTGCTGGAGCCCAACGACACGGATGCAGTTTTCGAATGTAGTGACCCGTATTCGACTCTGGCGCCAAAGGACTGCAccggcgacgaaggcacgTGCCCTACAAAAAAGCGGCGGGAGACTCATGAGGGGGAAAAACCGACGATCTGTGAGGACCAAGACTGTAACACCGTGAAACATCTAACCGACATTTTCCCCGACGCACAACGGAAACGACACTCCAATGGTAAACGTTTCAAGCTGTTTATTCCCAAACGAGAGGCAAACTACAGTACATCCGTTACGACGAAGGACGTTTGGTATCACTGCGAAAAACGCGACTCCGGACAGACACCCTGCAAAGTAAAAATTTCCGTTCAATCACCTTCTCCTGTGCCTCAGCTGCCACCAGATCCAGCGCAAAATAAATGTGAAAAGGATGGGCAAATTGTGAAGCTGGAAGCTTCACCTGAACTTCCACTCACGTTTGAGTGCGGAGCAGACCGTACTCTGCAACCATCTGGCGCAGAATTGGTGCATGATGACAGCGACGGCAACTGCAGAAACCCGGTGAAATTGTCGACTCTCGTAGACGCACACTTGGACGGACCGCCGGTCGCAGTTTCCAAAGTGGGAAGAAAGAAGTACACCCTGACGGTTCAGCAGCTGCCCCCAAAGAAGGCATTTCTGTGCTATAGGTGTGCTGCCCAGAAAGAGGAACTGACCTTGCGAAGACTGAGCGAGGTAAAAGAAAAAGATTGCTTCGTGAAAATAACAGTACAGGCTGACCCTCAGGCGACGACTCCCGCGCCCCCAGCCACCTCCTCATCAGCTACGGCTCCTGGCAGAGTGATTACAGTGGCGAGCTATGCATTCCTTCTAGTGGCAGGCACACTCGCTAGAGGTTAA
- a CDS encoding hypothetical protein (encoded by transcript BESB_002900), translating to MGEKMPGGACDYVQIDRPCLRALGRYKCSAGILPWVPAKLVSCKILHTVRLGLEHPQLICSRLSKYHSGQFDLRVGALLRCWHLCLERGAARTVFAAPTASGLTLRLAEHGATTIMVVPGSSVPSKSTRVRQNLLPNGGRHSPTARQVEQRLDQEFAHIYGPERHPRHLLQRLAKVQKNIQLLSEQFQLIFTAKSQLADTLRQQLRSYELLATLQEAAGGEAPAQDVRCEQIYQEGEELLRRWMNTDQRAMQFPEFAADEQGAEGKAATAAAPGPAGTPDAAVDGIWARTQDHVSRRNLSSTPGEVNSAVAGAAEAFPAGLPATVLGRPEPAPEAAAPGSRDSGNSAGEKALSEQQTSGASEETRTEDCVCGFLPLSAPVFEQVPALTRRRARLQDVNALFHCLFHMRYEKGREGASTTVKELNKMNFTVVGQTGEAKLSTLRYLRLIEVNGRTGEIRLLAPPRKTRAAAGGRRGALRGSRHAGTAVRASSPSSSVISRRPPPSRLGAVSRARSGSWQEASGGLAAKRGGALASAGSRAPTARRPDGTQSRTSLLRR from the exons ATGGGTGAGAAAATGCCAGGAGGGGCTTGCGACTATGTGCAGATTGACCGGCCCTGCTTGAGAGCCCTGGGGCGATATAAATGTTCAGCTGGCATCCTGCCCTGGGTGCCTGCAAA GTTAGTCTCCTGCAAAATTCTGCACACTGTGCGGCTTGGTCTCGAGCATCCCCAACTTATTTGCTCTCGCTTATcaaagtaccattcag GCCAGTTTGACCTGCGGGTTGGAGCTCTTCTGCGGTGCTGGCACCTCTGTCTGGAGCGCGGAGCAGCGCGGACTGTTTTCGCCGCGCCCACAGCCAGCGGCCTCAccctgcggctcgcggagCACGGGGCAACCACGATAATGGTGGTTCCAGGTTCCTCAGTCCCGTCGAAGTCCACGCGTGTGCGTCAAAACTTGCTTCCCAATGGAGGACGCCATTCACCAACTGCGCGACAGG TTGAGCAGCGACTGGATCAGGAGTTTGCTCACATCTATGGTCCGGAACGCCATCCTCGTCACCTGCTCCAGCGGCTGGCGAAAGTGCAAAAAAATATCCAGCTGCTCTCTGAGCAATTCCAG CTGATCTTCACAGCGAAGTCACAACTCGCAGACACgctccgccagcagctgcgcagctaTGAACTCCTTGCGACTCTGCAG gaggccgccggcggcgaggctccGGCGCAAGACGTGCGGTGCGAACAGATATaccaggagggcgaggagctTCTGAGGCGATGGATGAACACGGACCAGCGCGCGATGCA GTTCCCCGAGTTCGCGGCCGACGAGCAGGGAGCGGAAGGCAAGGctgcgaccgccgccgccccaggCCCCGCGGGCACCCCCGACGCGGCTGTAGACGGCATCTGGGCGAGAACCCAAGATCACGTGAGTCGAAGAAACCTCAGCTCAA cgcctggagaGGTGAAttccgcggtcgccggcgccgcggaggcgtttCCCGCCGGCCTTCCGGCGACTGTCTTGGGGCGGCCCGAGCCCGCTCCGGAGGCTGCAGCTCCGGGCTCGAGAGACAGTGGGAACTCTGCGGGAGAGAAAGCGCTTTCTGAACAGCAGACTTCGGGTgccagcgaagagacgagaACCGAAGACTGTGTCTGCGGATTCTTACCG CTCTCAGCTCCGGTATTTGAACAGGTTCCAGCGTtgacgcggcgaagggcgcgcCTGCAAGACGTGAACGCGCTGTTCCACTGTCTTTTTCACATGCGCTACGAGAAGGGCAGGGAAGGCGCGTCGACGACCGTCAAAGAACTCAACAAAATGAACTTCACGGTCGTGGGACAGACTG gcgaagcgaagcTCTCAACTCTTCGCTACTTGCGCCTGATCGAAGTCAATGGCAG GACAGGAGAAATCCGTCTCCTGGCGCCtccgaggaagacgcgagcggctgcaggcggccggCGAGGTGCCTTGCGGGGGTCGCGTCATGCAGGAACCGCCGTCCgggcttcgtctccttcctcttctgtcatttcccggcggccgcctccaAGTCGACTGGGCGCTGTGTCGAGAGCTCGAAGCGGCAGCTGGCAAGAGGCcagcggaggcctcgcggcgaagcgaggaggGGCTTTGGCCTCCGCAGGCTCCCGAGCCCCAACAGCCAGGAGGCCGGACGGCACTCAGAGCAGAACGTCTCTGCTACGGCGGTAG